From Cellulomonas oligotrophica, a single genomic window includes:
- a CDS encoding serine aminopeptidase domain-containing protein, with the protein MTGWEPDVLPGFVRRTLPAPPAPPAPTHRAVPTAPDPVVTLVRPATGPDRVHGTLVHLHGYNDYFFQVHLADAARRAGWDLLAVDARRAGRSLRPGDVPHLQHDLREQASDLALAVAHARADRPGLPVVVHAHSTGGLVAALWAHAARAGGGPDALVLDSPWLDGGTPLPRPLGDALVARLGRVRPELVLAQGPSHYAAAQHVDAGGRWEFDTTLKRPEGVPVRAAWLRAVLAGQRRVAVGLQIACDVHVLHSARSGPDRPGHPDLDRTDTVLDVRAIARRAPGLGERVHVHAVEGGVHDLLLSAPGPREEYLAHVVGVLDRVAVRAAAVTPG; encoded by the coding sequence GTGACGGGGTGGGAGCCGGACGTGCTGCCGGGGTTCGTGCGGCGCACCCTGCCCGCACCGCCGGCGCCGCCCGCGCCGACGCACCGGGCGGTGCCCACCGCACCGGACCCGGTCGTCACGCTGGTGCGCCCGGCGACGGGTCCCGACCGCGTGCACGGGACGCTGGTGCACCTGCACGGCTACAACGACTACTTCTTCCAGGTGCACCTCGCCGACGCCGCACGCCGGGCCGGGTGGGACCTGCTCGCGGTCGACGCACGCCGCGCCGGGCGGTCGCTGCGCCCGGGTGACGTGCCGCACCTGCAGCACGACCTGCGCGAGCAGGCCTCCGACCTGGCGCTCGCCGTCGCCCACGCCCGCGCCGACCGTCCCGGGCTGCCGGTCGTGGTGCACGCGCACTCGACCGGTGGCCTGGTCGCGGCCCTGTGGGCGCACGCCGCCCGCGCGGGCGGCGGTCCGGACGCGCTCGTGCTGGACAGTCCGTGGCTGGACGGCGGGACGCCGCTGCCGCGGCCGCTGGGCGACGCGCTCGTGGCGCGGCTGGGGCGGGTGCGTCCGGAGCTGGTGCTCGCGCAGGGGCCGTCGCACTACGCGGCGGCGCAGCACGTGGACGCGGGCGGGCGGTGGGAGTTCGACACCACGCTCAAGCGCCCCGAGGGGGTGCCGGTGCGGGCCGCGTGGCTGCGGGCCGTCCTCGCCGGGCAGCGTCGTGTGGCCGTGGGCCTGCAGATCGCGTGCGACGTGCACGTGCTGCACTCCGCGCGCTCGGGGCCGGACCGGCCCGGCCACCCGGACCTGGACCGCACCGACACGGTCCTCGACGTGCGGGCCATCGCCCGGCGGGCCCCCGGGCTGGGCGAGCGCGTGCACGTCCACGCGGTCGAGGGCGGGGTGCACGACCTGCTGCTGTCGGCCCCCGGCCCGCGTGAGGAGTACCTGGCGCACGTCGTCGGGGTGCTGGACCGGGTGGCCGTGCGAGCCGCGGCCGTCACCCCCGGCTGA
- a CDS encoding MFS transporter: MSVDASTTRPGSTPAPPRPRDVAAWAAWDWGSAAFNAVVTTFVFTVWLTSESFVAPGEDPATAVARHTAWLGWGMTAAGVVVAVLAPALGALADTAARRRRQLAVASAVVVTLTAAMALVDPGAADPGRQVLLGIGLLALGTVAFEIASVAYNAQLLEVSTPRTVGRVSGLGWGAGYLGGIVLLLAVYTGLIAPEVGWFGVTSENGADIRATVLLAAAWTAVFSLPALLRRPPARVAAADGPAAAPARRTLVDAYRQVGRDVRSLWRTRRATVWFLAASAVYRDGLAGVFTFGAVLAAGTFGFDAAQVLVFAVAANVVAGVSTLVAGWFDDRVGPRRVVLVSLVLLVAAGTALLVLHDRGQTAFWVCGLLLTAGVGPAQSSSRTLLARLAPPAREAELFGLYATSGRAASFLAPAAFSVAVTLGGAQHWGVLGIVAVLATGLGLLLAVRLPASAAGGAAARGPVPARPVTAEGTTQP, encoded by the coding sequence GTGAGCGTCGACGCGAGCACCACCCGTCCGGGCAGCACGCCCGCCCCGCCCCGCCCCCGCGACGTCGCCGCGTGGGCCGCCTGGGACTGGGGCTCGGCCGCGTTCAACGCGGTCGTCACCACCTTCGTGTTCACCGTGTGGCTCACCTCCGAGTCCTTCGTCGCCCCCGGCGAGGACCCCGCGACGGCCGTCGCCCGCCACACCGCGTGGCTCGGCTGGGGCATGACCGCCGCCGGCGTCGTCGTGGCCGTGCTCGCCCCCGCGCTCGGCGCGCTCGCCGACACCGCCGCACGCCGCCGGCGCCAGCTCGCCGTCGCCTCGGCCGTGGTCGTCACGCTCACCGCAGCCATGGCGCTCGTGGACCCGGGCGCGGCCGACCCCGGTCGGCAGGTGCTGCTCGGGATCGGGCTGCTCGCGCTGGGGACCGTCGCGTTCGAGATCGCGTCCGTCGCCTACAACGCCCAGCTCCTGGAGGTGTCCACGCCCCGCACCGTCGGCCGGGTCTCCGGCCTCGGCTGGGGCGCGGGGTACCTCGGCGGGATCGTGCTGCTGCTCGCGGTCTACACCGGGCTCATCGCCCCCGAGGTCGGCTGGTTCGGCGTCACCTCCGAGAACGGCGCCGACATCCGGGCGACGGTGCTGCTGGCCGCGGCGTGGACGGCGGTGTTCTCCCTGCCGGCCCTGCTGCGCCGGCCGCCCGCACGCGTCGCGGCCGCGGACGGGCCCGCCGCCGCGCCGGCCCGACGCACGCTCGTCGACGCCTACCGCCAGGTCGGGCGCGACGTGCGCTCCCTGTGGCGCACCCGCCGCGCCACCGTCTGGTTCCTGGCCGCCAGCGCCGTCTACCGCGACGGCCTGGCCGGCGTCTTCACCTTCGGCGCCGTGCTCGCCGCCGGCACCTTCGGCTTCGACGCCGCCCAGGTGCTCGTGTTCGCCGTCGCCGCCAACGTCGTGGCCGGCGTCAGCACGCTCGTCGCCGGCTGGTTCGACGACCGGGTCGGCCCGCGCCGGGTCGTCCTCGTCTCGCTCGTCCTGCTCGTCGCGGCCGGGACGGCCCTGCTCGTGCTGCACGACCGCGGCCAGACCGCCTTCTGGGTCTGCGGGCTGCTGCTCACCGCCGGCGTCGGCCCGGCCCAGTCCTCGTCACGCACCCTGCTGGCCCGACTGGCACCGCCCGCCCGCGAGGCCGAGCTGTTCGGCCTCTACGCCACCAGCGGACGCGCCGCCAGCTTCCTCGCCCCCGCCGCGTTCTCCGTCGCCGTGACCCTCGGCGGCGCGCAGCACTGGGGCGTCCTGGGCATCGTCGCCGTGCTCGCCACCGGTCTGGGTCTGCTGCTCGCCGTGCGCCTGCCCGCGAGCGCCGCCGGTGGTGCCGCGGCCCGGGGTCCCGTGCCCGCACGACCCGTCACCGCTGAGGGGACCACGCAGCCGTGA
- the aroC gene encoding chorismate synthase: protein MLRWLTSGESHGPALVGILDGLPAGVQVRTADVQEALARRRLGYGRGARMKFEQDEVRLLAGVRHGLTQGGPLAIEVANTEWPKWVEVMSADPVEDPAVLTRARNAPLTRPRPGHADLVGMRKYGFDDARPVLERASARETATRVALGTVAARFLEQAAGVRLVSHVVGIGPVQVPDDAPVPTPDDVAALDADPVRCFHGPTSAAMVAEIDACHKDGDTLGGVVEVLVHGLPSGVGTYVQADGRLDARLAAALMGIQAIKGVEVGDGFRTATRRGSQAHDEIERDADGRIVRRTNRAGGVEGGMSNGEVVRVRAAMKPISTVPRALDTVDTSTGEAAKAQHQRSDVCAVPPAAVVAEAMVALVVAQTLLEKTGGDSVDEVRRNLDAYLASVPELLR, encoded by the coding sequence ATGCTGCGTTGGTTGACCTCGGGCGAGTCGCACGGTCCTGCGCTCGTCGGCATCCTCGACGGCCTGCCCGCCGGTGTGCAGGTGCGCACGGCGGACGTGCAGGAGGCGCTCGCGCGCCGTCGCCTGGGGTACGGGCGGGGCGCACGGATGAAGTTCGAGCAGGACGAGGTGCGTCTGCTCGCGGGCGTGCGGCACGGCCTGACCCAGGGCGGCCCGCTCGCGATCGAGGTCGCGAACACCGAGTGGCCCAAGTGGGTCGAGGTGATGTCCGCCGACCCGGTGGAGGACCCGGCGGTCCTGACCCGGGCGCGCAACGCCCCGCTGACGCGCCCGCGCCCGGGCCACGCGGACCTGGTGGGCATGCGCAAGTACGGCTTCGACGACGCCCGCCCGGTGCTGGAGCGGGCCAGCGCCCGCGAGACCGCCACGCGGGTGGCGCTGGGCACGGTCGCGGCGCGGTTCCTCGAGCAGGCCGCCGGGGTGCGGCTGGTCTCGCACGTGGTGGGGATCGGGCCGGTGCAGGTGCCCGACGACGCCCCGGTGCCGACGCCCGACGACGTCGCCGCGCTCGACGCGGACCCGGTGCGGTGCTTCCACGGGCCGACGTCGGCGGCGATGGTCGCCGAGATCGACGCGTGCCACAAGGACGGCGACACGCTCGGCGGCGTCGTCGAGGTGCTGGTGCACGGGCTGCCGTCGGGCGTCGGGACGTACGTGCAGGCGGACGGCCGGCTCGACGCGCGCCTGGCCGCGGCGCTCATGGGCATCCAGGCGATCAAGGGCGTCGAGGTCGGCGACGGCTTCCGCACGGCCACCCGGCGCGGCTCGCAGGCGCACGACGAGATCGAGCGCGACGCCGACGGGCGGATCGTGCGCCGCACGAACCGTGCGGGCGGTGTCGAGGGCGGCATGTCGAACGGCGAGGTCGTGCGCGTGCGCGCGGCGATGAAGCCGATCTCGACGGTCCCGCGCGCGCTGGACACGGTCGACACGTCGACGGGCGAGGCGGCCAAGGCCCAGCACCAGCGGTCCGACGTGTGCGCGGTGCCGCCGGCGGCGGTGGTCGCCGAGGCGATGGTCGCGCTGGTGGTGGCGCAGACGCTGCTGGAGAAGACCGGCGGCGACTCGGTCGACGAGGTCCGGCGCAACCTCGACGCGTACCTCGCGTCGGTCCCCGAGCTCCTGCGCTGA